One segment of Salvia splendens isolate huo1 chromosome 20, SspV2, whole genome shotgun sequence DNA contains the following:
- the LOC121781588 gene encoding serine/threonine-protein phosphatase 7 long form homolog has translation MYWLDVWGFRGVVECGRPMRMDNELITALDVQSLWGLRADGRVFTGRDYPVGYEDWPSKCRDVLEWIPDAETETKHGGLLMTSLIHQATMPLGDGLHDYAYIQRARIHALILLRGLILPDTTGCKVPFMWLNAFDDPEEVANINWGSAALAYLYHYLCEASVGRQRRDVGGPMVLLQLWAWERMPTLRPAFLISLMYTPYTPCGAK, from the exons ATGTATTGGCTTGATGTATGGGGGTTCAGAGGCGTGGTTGAATGTGGAAGGccgatgaggatggacaatgagcTTATAACTGCCTTG gatgtgcaaagcctgtggggtttgagagcagacggtcGTGTTTTCACTGGCCGTGACTACCCTGTTGGATATGAAGATTGGCCCAGCAAGTGTAGAGATGTGTTGGAATGGATACCTGACGCAGAAACAGAAACGAAGCACGGTGGTTTGTTGATGACATCTCTGATCCACCAAGCGACGATGCCGTTGGGTGATGGGCTGCATGATTATGCATACATCCAAAGAGCACGTATACATGCTCTAATCTTGTTAAGGGGGCTTATTTTACCGGACACCACAGGGTGCAAGGTCCCCTTTATGTGGTTAAATGCCTTTGACGATCCGGAAGAAGTGGCTAATATCAATTGGGGTAGTGCTGCTTTAGCATATctgtatcattatttgtgcgaGGCTTCAGTAGGCAGGCAAAGAAGAGATGTGGGTGGACCTATGGTTCTCTTGCAActgtgggcgtgggaaagaatgcctacaTTGAGGCCAGCCTTCTTGATATCGCTTATGTACACGCCGTATACCCCGTGCGGAGCTAAGTAA